The Peptococcaceae bacterium 1198_IL3148 genome window below encodes:
- a CDS encoding toxin HicA, with protein sequence MSKLQKLYQRIKNNPKAVRFEELDKILRSAGFAKRQPKGGSSHHIYVKGDKMLSVPYKQPHIKSTYVERAIELIGDCFDE encoded by the coding sequence ATGAGTAAACTCCAGAAACTCTACCAAAGGATCAAAAATAATCCTAAAGCAGTAAGATTTGAAGAATTAGATAAAATACTAAGATCGGCTGGGTTTGCAAAACGACAACCTAAGGGTGGCTCAAGTCACCATATTTATGTAAAAGGCGATAAAATGTTATCCGTGCCATATAAGCAACCACACATAAAATCTACATATGTTGAACGGGCAATAGAACTAATAGGGGATTGCTTTGATGAGTAA
- a CDS encoding type II toxin-antitoxin system HicB family antitoxin: MSVKNLDYYLSLPYKITLHPDKEECGFVVEIPELPGCISQGETKEEALAMIEDAKVGWLETAIELGIEIPEPVPEDDEFSGRFVLRLPKSLHRDLADRAKRENVSLNQLTTYLLSSALGKNMELRK; the protein is encoded by the coding sequence ATGAGTGTTAAAAATTTAGACTACTATCTGTCTTTGCCTTATAAAATCACCTTGCATCCGGATAAGGAAGAATGTGGCTTTGTCGTTGAGATACCGGAGTTACCGGGTTGTATATCACAAGGTGAAACTAAAGAAGAGGCCTTGGCAATGATCGAGGATGCAAAGGTTGGTTGGCTAGAAACAGCTATAGAACTAGGAATCGAAATACCGGAACCAGTGCCTGAGGATGATGAGTTTAGTGGCAGATTTGTTTTACGCTTGCCAAAGTCCTTACACCGTGATTTAGCTGATAGGGCCAAAAGAGAAAATGTGAGTTTAAACCAGCTTACTACTTATTTGCTTTCTTCAGCCTTGGGTAAAAACATGGAGTTAAGAAAATAA
- a CDS encoding HD domain-containing protein, giving the protein MVQAILEKFETDLKLAPVAAFHHHAYIGGLLEHTASVLSIAVSISNATETCNKDMMIAGAVLHDLGKFSELDYTTIDFKYTLEGSLLGHATLGNNYALLFT; this is encoded by the coding sequence ATGGTACAAGCCATCTTGGAGAAATTTGAAACAGACTTAAAACTTGCCCCGGTCGCCGCTTTTCATCATCATGCCTATATCGGTGGGTTGCTGGAACACACAGCAAGTGTTTTATCAATTGCTGTGTCTATCAGTAATGCAACAGAAACCTGCAATAAAGATATGATGATAGCCGGTGCTGTCCTTCATGACCTCGGTAAATTTAGCGAACTGGATTACACCACAATAGATTTCAAATACACATTAGAGGGCAGTTTGCTCGGACACGCCACGCTGGGCAATAATTACGCCTTGTTATTTACTTAA
- a CDS encoding VanW family protein, producing the protein MKLPRYMIIILLLTVSCIYTPPVLATQPNPVNVVDISQYQLPLPGPEIPGGIHNTSYSAQLVDGTVIQPGEVFSFNKTVGPRTLERGFVWSESIGWTSRGYARIKDVGGGVCRTSTAIHQAALRAGVAVMERHNHSIPVEYATPGDDAAVWYGSWDYKFKNNKPNPIIINTDSVDNQLVVTLKELSPVMLLVEGEQVPLNAAPFIEKGVTMIPVRPVLNALAAELHWGQHNQTLAVSYRGRLIELDNGSVLIKNDMMFMPCRALAALLACDLEWDSTNRIVNFKHQMQDFNIEDGENAQSNG; encoded by the coding sequence GTGAAATTACCACGTTATATGATTATCATTTTGCTGCTAACTGTATCTTGTATTTATACTCCGCCAGTGTTGGCAACACAACCTAATCCAGTCAATGTTGTCGATATATCACAATATCAATTGCCGCTACCGGGACCAGAAATTCCTGGAGGTATTCATAACACATCCTATTCTGCCCAGTTGGTTGATGGCACCGTTATTCAGCCGGGAGAGGTGTTTTCTTTTAATAAAACTGTGGGACCGCGTACACTGGAGCGCGGTTTTGTATGGTCAGAGTCGATTGGCTGGACCAGTAGGGGGTACGCTCGCATTAAAGATGTAGGCGGTGGTGTTTGCCGTACGTCAACAGCCATTCATCAAGCTGCTTTAAGGGCAGGGGTGGCAGTGATGGAGAGGCACAATCATTCAATACCGGTTGAGTATGCAACTCCCGGTGACGACGCTGCTGTTTGGTATGGCTCTTGGGATTATAAATTTAAAAACAATAAACCTAACCCAATAATAATTAATACTGACAGTGTAGACAATCAGTTAGTTGTTACGTTAAAGGAACTAAGTCCGGTTATGTTACTGGTAGAAGGTGAGCAGGTACCATTAAATGCGGCCCCATTTATTGAAAAGGGCGTCACAATGATTCCGGTTAGACCGGTGTTAAACGCGTTAGCTGCCGAACTGCATTGGGGTCAGCACAACCAAACGCTTGCCGTTAGTTATCGTGGTCGACTGATAGAGTTAGATAATGGCTCGGTTTTAATTAAAAATGACATGATGTTTATGCCTTGCAGAGCATTGGCCGCACTATTGGCATGTGATTTAGAATGGGATTCAACTAACAGGATCGTCAACTTCAAACATCAAATGCAAGACTTTAATATAGAAGATGGTGAAAATGCACAGAGTAATGGATAA